The genomic region CATGTGTCTAATATGCTTGGTAAAACGGGACTGCACAATCGTACTGAGCTAGCACGTTGGGCAATTGAAAATCAAATGGCATGACTCGATATGGGAAATTGGCGGCTGAAGACTGGGGAAGTCAAGAAAAAATGTAGCGGATTATGGCAAGAATAACTATATAGTTGAATCAGCACGACTGGCTGATGCCGTATAGATTAAATCCTGCTGCCATCTGCCTCCTGCTTTCTTGCACTAGTCTTAATTCAGTAGTGACAAGTTTAGTTTAAGTTTCTTATTAGGCGATCGCCTAAAAGAAGGTAGCGAATACGCAATTAGCTGCCTATCATGGGTAATACCAAGCTAGTGAGGATGCGGCAGTAGTAATGTTAGACCTGAACCACTGCTACAGAGTACTTGGATTAGAGCCTGGAGCCTCCCTGGAAGAAATTAACCAGGCGTATAAGGACTTGGCTTTTATTTGGCATCCCGATCGCATCCCGAAAGAGAATCAGCGGTTGCAGCAAAAAGCGCAAGAAAAATTAAAAGAAATTAATCAAGCGCGAGAGCAATTGCGGCTCATTCAAACTCGCTCCAGTAAATTTACTCCGGCGCAACCTAAGCCAGAGTCACGGAGTAAAACTAAACAGTCGCAGGCTCATTCTCAGTCTCATTACTACTCAGCGTCACAATCGCGCCAGCAAAGTTATTCGCCGTCGAGCAGCAATAATTCTCAGTCATATTACGATTCAACGGCGCGATCGCGTCAACAGGCAAATTCGCAGTCGAACGGCAATAATTCACAATCTAGCTACAAACAACCGTCGCAATCGCACTACGACTCTACTCAGTCGCACCAGCAGTCACATTCGCAATCTAGCTATAAGCAACCGTACCAGTCAGATTACTACTCAGCTTCACAGTCGAGCTACAAGCAG from Chroococcidiopsis sp. SAG 2025 harbors:
- a CDS encoding pentapeptide repeat-containing protein, which translates into the protein MLDLNHCYRVLGLEPGASLEEINQAYKDLAFIWHPDRIPKENQRLQQKAQEKLKEINQAREQLRLIQTRSSKFTPAQPKPESRSKTKQSQAHSQSHYYSASQSRQQSYSPSSSNNSQSYYDSTARSRQQANSQSNGNNSQSSYKQPSQSHYDSTQSHQQSHSQSSYKQPYQSDYYSASQSSYKQQSPPSSYYSGSQSPQQSGSQSYYSASKSPQQTTASSSQQPYRPHYPDMTGADLRGAELKEKDLSGRNLSKANLSKADLSDSFLHKVNLQEANLSQANLFRANLLGANLTSANLQEANLIGADLSGANLSNANLKGAKVGTKDRIMVKLTGAILTGAIMPDGSVHQ